Part of the Moraxella ovis genome is shown below.
GATGATGAGCGGGCGGCACTTGACCAGCTCAATGAGGCACTTAGCGACGAGGCGCGTGCCACCATCCAACAAAAAACTGCTGAACTGCAGGCGCGCCAAGCGATGATTGATGATGTGAACTTACTGCCGAAAGTGGGTCTGTCAGACGTTCCAAGTGATGTTGCCTTTACACACGCCATCAAAAAACCCATCAACATCGACGGCGACACGCGCACGTTGTATGAATATCATGCGGGCACGAATGGGCTGTATTATTATCAGGTGGTCGCTGATCTGGGCGATGCCGCTGACGATATTTTAAATAACCCATTGCTGCCAATTTATCTGACGCTACTGTCAGAGGTGGGGACGCATCAGCATGACGCGCGTGAATTCCAAGCGGTGCAAGCAGCGTGCTCATCGGGGGTGACGGCGCGCATCAGTCAGCGAACCGATGTGGCGGATAAAGACAAGATGAGCAGTTATTTTGTGGTGGCGACCCGTGCGCTTAACCGCAAACTAGACGCCGTTAATCTGGTGAGTGAAGTACTGGATGAGACGATATTCACCGAGACGGATCGCATTCGTGAGCTTCTACAACAAAAACAAACCAACTGGCAATCACGTCTGACGGGTGCAGGTCATGCTTATGCCATGCAGACAGCCAGTCGCAATATGAGTCACCTTGCTAAGATTGAATATGCCTTTTCAGGCTTACCTGCACTAAGTGCGTTAAAGGTGTTCTTAGCGGATGAGAATGAAGATAAATGGGAGGTCTTATGTGCGCGTTTGGCAGCCTTGCATAATGCCATCACCAGCCTACCTAAGGATGTGATCTTAGTCTGCGAGTCCGACTCTGCAGTCGTGATCAGCGATAAGATCACCAGCACTTTGAAGAATCGCAAGGCATCTGGTGAACAATCGACGTCGCCGCTGCCTTTTGATGCTTTGACAGGCATCATCGAGGATGACGCTCAAGATGACATTGCTTGGCTCATCTCAACCAATGTCTATCATAATGCTGCCGTCTATGCTGCGACCACATCGGATGACGATGATGCGCCTGCGCTGATGGTGCTTGCACCATTCTTGCGTAATGGCTATCTGCATGCCGCCATCCGTGAGAAAGGCGGAGCGTATGGCGGCGGGGCTAGCTTTGATGCGAATGCAGCAGCATTTAAATTCTACAGCTATCGCGATCCGAACTGCGTTGCGACTTTTGATCACTTCATGGCAAGCATTGATTGGCTGCTTGATAACGATCATGATGATGAAAAGCTTGAAGAGGCGATTTTGGGCATCATCGCAGGCATGGACAAGCCTGGATCCCCAGCGGGCGAGGCGGTTAAGTCATGCTTTGGTGAGCTGCATGGGCGTGATAAGGCATATCAGCAGGCGCTGCGTGCCAAAATCCTAGCAGTAAGTGTCGATGATCTAAAGCGTGTCGCACAAACCTACCTAAAAGATAAGCCATGCACCAAGGCCAGTCTTGCACCACTAGAGCAAGAATCTGTAATGGCAGAGCTTGGATTTAAGATCAAAAAATTGGCATGATCAATAAAATCCATCTATTGGCGGATTTATCGGTATCATAAAAAAGCCTTGCGTCTTGCAAGGCTTTTTTGATGTGGCATGCAGATTAGCTTTGAAGCACCCCAATATCCGCCACGCTCAAAAACAGCGTACGCACCTGCCCAAGCAAGGCTAGGCGGTTGTTTTTGAGATTTTCATCATCGGCATTTACCATGACATTATCAAAAAAATCGGTCAATGGGCTTGCCAAGGCGGTCAAGGCGGTCAATACCCCTTGATAATCGGCATTGTCCTGCAAGGGTTTCACCATCTCTTTGGCGCTTAGAATCGCCTGATACAACGCCTTTTCTGCCGTCTCGGTCAATAGGCTCTCATCTACATTCTCGCCCACGTTGTCGGCTTTGGCAAGGATATTGGCAACACGTTTATTATTCTCTGCCAGCACCTGTGCCTGTGGCAACGCACGAAACGCCTGCACCGCACGGATACGCTCATCAAAATCAAGGGGCATGTGCGGATTTATCGCTTGCACCGCTTGAATGGTGTCCACATTCACGCCCTGCTCGGTATACATGGCACGATAGCGTGAGCTGACAAATTCCATGACGGCATTAAAGGTCTCGCTCATGTTATTGATTTTATTGCCATAATTTTTAATGGCTTCGTGGGCAAGGCTTGCTAGGTTTAATGGCAATTTATTTTCAATCAAAATACGCAGAACGCCAATGCTTGCCCGTCTTAGGCTAAATGGGTCTTTTGAGCCTGTTGGAGCTTCGTTAATGCCAAAAATCCCCACCAAAGTGTCTAGGCGGTCGGACAAGGCAAGGGCGATACCGATTGGTGTTTTTGGCAATTCATCGCCACTAAATTTGGGCAGGTATTGCTCGGCAATGGCGTTCGCCACGTCCGCTTTTTCGCCTGATTTGTGGGCATAATACGTCCCTGCAATGCCTTGCAATTCGGGGAATTCACCCACCAACGTGGTCGCCAAATCCGCCTTCGCCAAAACCCCCGCTCGCACCACATCATCGGTCGGCACGTCCCAGCCGTGCGGACGCAAGTTTTCGCTGATAAAGGCGGACAGTTTGGCAATACGCTCGCCCTTTTCCCAAATCGTGCCAAGTTTGTCTTGGAACACTCGTGTTTTTAGGGTTTCGGCAAAGTCGGCAAGCGGACGTTTTTGGTCTTGCAAAAAGAAAAATTCAGCGTCCGACAGGCGTGGGCGTACCACTTTTTCATTACCCAAAATCACCGCAGATTTATCAAGGCTGTCAATGTTGCTGACAAAGATAAAGTTGGGTTTTAGCTTGCCGTTATCGTCCGTGAGGCAAAAATATTTTTGGTCGGCTTGCATGGTGCTGATAAGGGCTTCTTGGGGAACGGCTAAGAAACGCTCTTCAAAACTGGCTCGCAAGGCAACAGGATAGTCCACAAGGGCGGTAACCTCGTCAAGCAACTCATCAGGGACAATGGCGGTCGCACCGATTTCATCGGAGAGTTTTTGGACTTGGGCGACAATGTTCGCTTGGCGTTTGGCAAAATCCGCCACCACAAACCGCTCGGCAAGCAGGCTTTCATAATTCTCGGCATGGTCAATCACAAAAAAATCAGGGGCGTGATAGCGATGACCACGAGACTGCCTGCCTGTGTCATGCCCTAAAATGCGTGCAGGAATGACAGTATCGTCCGCCATGAGTACCACCCATTGTACAGGACGGACAAACTCGTCCTTGCTCGCCCCAGAACGCATACGTTTGGCAATCGGCAAGTCGTCCAATGCCTTTTGGATAAGGCTTGGCATCAGGTTGGTAACTTTCTCGCCTTTAATGGTAAGCGTATAAGCGACATATTCGCCTTTTTTGTCGCTGATTGTGACTAAATCGTCTTTGGTAAGGTTTAAGCCGTTTGCGTTAAGCCCCTGCAAAAAGCCCTGCCCTGCACGAGACAAATTCCCATCAGCGTCAAAACTTGCCTTGATGTTTGGGCCTTTTTTGGTTTCGGTGCGGTCAGGCTGATAGTCACCCACGCCTTTGATAAGTAGTGCCAAACGGCGTGGGGCAGAGAATGCCTTGATGTCATCAAAAGCGATGTTTTGCTCGCCCAATGCCGTTTTGACATGGTCGTATAGGGCATTTTGTAGGGTTTTTAGGGATTTTGGCGGCAATTCTTCGGTGCCAAGTTCAAATAGGATTGTGCTCATTTTAACCTTTTACATTTAATTAACTATAAAACACGATACAGGTTTTTATCAATAACCGATATGATATTTATTTGGTATTAATTTTTGTCATCGTCGTCATTATCACGATCGTTATCTCTGTCGCCGTCTTGGTCGTCATTGCGATTGTCATTTCTCTCATCATCATGCTCATTGCGGTCATCACGATTGTCATTGCGGTCATCATCGCCATCATTATCACGACGGTCGTCATTTTGATTGTCACGATTGTCATTTCTGTCATCGTCATTATCACGGTCTTGACGGTCGGAATATTTGGTGCGGTCGTTTTCACGTTCGTTATTGTCATTATCATTATTACCACCAAAACCACAAGCAGTCAAAAGAGCGATAAGTGATAATACAGATAGTGATTTAATCAATTTGGTGTTCATGATGCGTCCTAGTTAATAAAAAGGTTGTGATGGTCAAATCAATCTTCTTCTTTGGCAAGCCATTTTTCAAGAGCTTCTGCTTTATGTTCTTCATCAGCAAGAGGAAAACCCAGTTTAGCACGAGCTTGCACATAGCTGACCGCCACTTTACGAGCCAATGTCCGCACACGTAGGATAAAGCGTTGGCGTTCGGTGACCGAAATCGCCCCTCGTGCATCAAGCAAATTAAAACTGTGAGACGCTTTTAGCACCATTTCATAGGCAGGCAGGGGCAGATTTACACCCACTAAGCGGTCGGCTTCATGCTCATAAAAGTCAAATAATTCAAAGAGTTTGGCAACGTCTGCATATTCAAAATTATAAGTAGATTGCTCCACTTCGTTTTGATGAAACACATCGCCATAGGTAACACGCCCAAACTCGCCGTCCGTCCACACCAAATCATAGACGCTGTCCACACCCTGAATGTACATGGCAAGGCGTTCCAAGCCATAAGTAATCTCGCCCGTTACAGGGAAACACTCAATCCCGCCCACCTGCTGAAAATAGGTAAACTGGGTAACCTCCATGCCGTTTAGCCACACTTCCCAGCCAAGCCCCCACGCACCCAAAGTTGGACTCTCCCAGTTGTCTTCCACAAAACGCACGTCATGGGTTAGTGTATCAATGCCCAACGCCTGCAAAGAACCCAAATACAGCTCTTGGATATTGGCAGGGTTTGGCTTTAAGACGACTTGGAATTGATAATAATGTTGCAAGCGGTTGGGGTTGTCGCCATAACGCCCGTCTGTGGGACGGCGAGACGGCTGAACGTAGGCAGCGTTCCATTTTTCGGGCGTTAAAGCACGCAAAAATGTGGCGGTATGAAACGTCCCTGCCCCCATTTCCATGTCATAAGGTTGCAAGACCACACAGCCACGCTCTGCCCAGTAGTTTTGTAGAGTTAGGATAATTTGCTGAAAGGTTAATGGTGTTTTCATGATTAGTCACTTTTATGGCTAAAAATTTATCCGTATTTTAGCATAATTTACCAATGACAAAAAACAAAAACCACCGTTTTCACGTGGTTTTTGTTAATAAGGTAGCTTAGTAGCGGTGTTCGTGCTCGATGGCATATGAAGCAGGTGTGGCTTCAGGCATGACTAGCCACATCACCAGATAGGCGAATAATGCCACAGGCAAGGTAACGCCTGCGCTAAAGATAATGACCGCCCAAAACAACACGCGGACGGTGGTTGGTGACCAGCCCAGATATTCTGCAAAGCCACCAAGTACGCCTGCTAATAAGCGGTGTTTGGTTGAGCGGTGTAATTTTGTCATTTTGGTCATGATCATTCCTTAAAAAATTCATTGACTTGCTATTAATTTGAGGCTTGTTAGTGCGATTTTCAATTTAAAATCAGCCTAAGTTACCAAAGCACTACAAAACCCAAATGCTAAGCGTTAAGCGGCGTTTTGTTGTTTTGTAATCTTTTTGGACTTTTGTCGTGGGCGGTGTGGAAATTTGTTATAATGACAAATCTTTTAAATTTTTTAGTCTTTAATAAGGCGTCGTAATTTTTTGGAATACAAGGATTTTCATGAGTATAGGGCTTTTGATGGGACGGTTTGAGCCGCTGCATTTGGGACATCTTCAGGACATTAACATCGCTGCAGGGCGGTGCGACACATTGCACATCATTGTCACGCCCAGCGAGCATCAGTATCATACCCAGACCTTGCAGGATAAGGCTCGATGGGTGCAGGTGGCGTGTGAGTATTTTGATTTTATTAAGGTGCATACATCGGACAGTCTTGAGCTACCCGTAACAGGTGATTATGTACAAGGGGATCTGCCCGATGAGTCGATGATTCAGCAGGTGCTAGCCAAGGTGGCTACTGATTCTGCTGATGCTGATGTGATCACATTCATCAAAAAAGACACGGATGGCAAATCAGCGCTGGTCACCAATGAATATGATAAATTAGATATTGGCGCCAATCCCATTTTATACTTTGATAAATTAGCACCGTCCGCCAAGTCCGACCATGTGCAGACGGTGTGTATCGTTGGCGGTGAGAGTTCGGGCAAGACCACCTTAGTGCATAAGCTTGCCAATCACTACGGGGCGACAGTTGCGCTGGAGATGGGGCGGCTATACACGCACAGTGATCTGGGTGGCACTGAGGTCGGTCTTCAGTATGTAGATTATACAGCCATCGCAGTGAATCATGCACGCGCCATCCTAGATGCCAAAAAACACGCCACAGCACCGATCGTGCTGGTGGACACGGACTTTGTGACCACGCAGGCATTCTGTGAAGAATACGAGGGGCGTACCCATCCTGTGGTCACAGCATTGGCCGATGAGATGTGCATGGATCACACCATCTATCTGGACAATAATGTCAAATGGGTGGCGGATGGCATGCGCCGCCTAGGCAGTCAAAAGCAGCGTTCTCAATTCGCCACAAGATTATTAACGGTGCTCGAGCGACACGGGATATCGCCTTATATGATAGACGATGATGATTATCACCAAAGATATCTGCAAGCGGTTCGATATATTGATGATCATGTGCTTAGATTAACGCATGACAGCGTGCAATGAGTGAGGGTAGGATGAAGATTGCATTTTTGGATAATATCACAGGTTTTGGTGAGAAGGATTGGACCAAGCAGTGGATTTTGACTTGGTTCATATTCGGGGCGGCAGCACTGTTTACCGGATTTTGGCGTACCACAGCACATTCAGGATTGGATTGGTTCTATTTTGGCGTGTCTATCATCGGGCTTTTATGCGTGGTGGGATTGTCATTTCGTAAGAATCTGGTTGGCAATGGCTTAGGCGTGCTGGCGACGGCAGGCGAGGTTGTCGTACAGGGCACGTCTGGCGCGGTCGGGCTAATGCTTGCGCCGATGTTTAACTTTTTTACCCATGTCTATGGCATGATTAATTGGCGTGGGCACACCGATGATGATGGCAACATGATTCCCAAGACCGCCAACAAATACATCTGGGGTGTAACGGCTGTATTCGTCGCGGTCGGGCTGATGCTGTTTCCTGTGATTAATGAATGGCTCATCGCCCAGGGTTATGGCGTGATCGAAGATGATGGCAGTCGGTTCTTTGGGGTGAGCTTCTTTTGGATTAACGTGGTGGCGTTCGTGCTGTCTATCACGGCTCAGGTGACGATGATTCTGCGTTATTCGTTCAACTGGTGGCTGTGGATCGGTGTGAATTTCGTGTGGCTGATTGTCAATATCATGTCGGGCAACATCATCTTCGCCATTCAGACCATGGTGTATCAGATTAATGCCGTTGTGGGATTGTACGGTTGGCAAAGAAGCGAGCAGCAGTCATAATTGCTGCTTGATTGATGAATAAAAAGGAGTTTGTATGTCGTTATTCGTAAGTAATAAATCGCTACAGTCGTGGCTTGATGAATACGCGGTCAGCCATCAAGACCACACCAATAAGCTCATTCATGTCATCTGCGTGCCTGTGATTTTTTTGACCATTGTGGCTTTGATCATGAATATTAGCCCGATATTGATGGCTGTGACTGCTGTCGGTGTGCTGTGGTTCTATCTTAGATTATCCTTATCGCTGTTCTTGGCGATGGCGGTATTCATTGCGCTGTGTGTTGGCTTTGTGCTTTTGGTTAATTGGCATGTTGGCGTGTGGATTGCCATCTTCGTGGTAGCGTGGATTGGGCAGTTCGTCGGGCATAAGATAGAAGGGGCTAAGCCGTCTTTCTTTGAGGATTTGCAGTTTTTACTCATCGGGCCTGCTTGGGTTGCCATGAATTTATTTAAAAGAGCTTAAACGTCAACAAAAAAACCCATCGCGATGATGGGTTTTTTCTAAGGTTTTTTTAGATAAGGCCAAGCGGCTTTTAGGTAGATCATCATCGACCACAGCGTCAGAACCACCGCGATGATCATCAGGATGTAACCTAGAATCTCTAGACTTTGCCAGTTTAGCAGCAGCACTGAGATGGCGATCATCTGGAAGGTGGTTTTTAATTTACCGACATAAGATACCGCCACGCTGGTTCTTGCGCCCAATTCTGCCATCCATTCGCGAAGTGCAGACACCGCGATCTCACGCGAGATGATGACGATGCCACAGGTTGCCATGACGATGTTAGGATGCCACTGCACCAAAATGATGAGCGCGGCAGCGACCATCAGCTTGTCCGCCACAGGATCCAGGAATCGACCAAAGGCAGAAGTAATGTTCATCTTACGCGCCAAATATCCATCCAGCCAATCAGTAATCGCCGCCAAAATAAACAAAAAAGTCAATAAAAAATGCCGCAACATGCTGTCACTGTATTCAAGCATCCCAAGTCGCGCAATGGCGTTATTAGGAATGGCAGGAACGCCGATACCAAGCGCAGGCGGCCAATAAGCAATGGCAATAAAAAGCGGAATCGTCACGATGCGTGCGATGGTCAGATTATTGGGCAGGTTAAAGATGGTGTCCTTGGCGTGGCTTGATTGGGTCATGGTTGACTTTGCTCGTTGCTTGGCTGTTGGGTGGATAATTTTGGGCTTATGATACCTTACTTTTGATGATTTTTGCCAATTTATTTGTCATTTTTTATTGTTCGGGCGACCAATCATGGCTTTTAGCTTGATTATATGGATATCGCCCCCATATCTATATCTAAGACTTGTTGATAGTTTTCCTCAGCCCGCCATGTTTTGTTTTTGGTGGGCTTTTTTAATTTTTTAAAAAGTATAACTGATTGAAATTAATGATATTTTTAAAATTTTACTAAAATTTTTTATATTTTTATCAAAAAAATCTTGACGTATGAATAAAAATCTATATAATACGCACCCATGCAATGATTTGTTGAATTGACAATCTTGAAAATTGCGGGAATAGCTCAGTTGGTAGAGCACAACCTTGCCAAGGTTGGGGTCGCGAGTTCGAATCTCGTTTCCCGCTCCAAATTTTCAATACATCGCAACATTGCGGGAATAGCTCAGTTGGTAGAGCACAACCTTGCCAAGGTTGGGGTCGCGAGTTCGAATCTCGTTTCCCGCTCCAAATTCTAAAAAGCCTAAATCGATAGATTTAGGCTTTTTTATTGTTTAAATTCAATAGGTTATAATAAAAATTTATTTATAAAAAATTACTCAGGGAAAGAGAGGCGATTCGTGCTTAGAGCTTTGCGTGACCAAAACATGACCATCGTGAAAATTTCATATTTTTTAAAAAGCCTGAATTGACACCAACTCTCATTTTTCATTTCGCCTATTTTTTATTCATTCTCATCATCTTTTTCATAGATAATGATGTCTCCCGGTGTGCAGTCTAACAACTTGCAAAGCTTATTCAGAGATTCAAAATCTATACGAGTCACTTCGTTGTTGTACATTCTATACAATGTAGATCGTCCTAATTTTGACATTCGATCTGCATCGGCTACTCGTATGCCTTTTTGGGCAAATAAAACTGGTAAATTAAGCTTAATCATCAAAAAAATCCTATAAATGATAAAAAAATAATTTCAAATGATAATTTTATAAGATATAATCATTAGTGATAACAAAGATATCACTAATGAAAACTTTATCTCAAATGGAGAGTTATTATGACACAAACCTACCTCACAACTCAAGAGCTTTCCCATCGCATCAAGTATGATGAGAGAACCATTCGTAACCAATTAAAAGACAGTGTTTTGCTTGAAGGTGTGCATTACATACGTCCCTTTGGCGGTCGTAAAATCCTGTACATCTGGGAGCGAATCGAAAAAGACATGGCGGAGCATTTCAATCATTCTTCACTTTGTATGGCATTACAGTAATAGGGAGGCACTATGGCTAGTATTAGAACTAGAAAGGGTAGTTCGTTCCTTTTTATCGATTTTACCTATATGAACACACGCTGCCGAGAAAAAACCAATCTAACCGACACACCTGCCAATCGAAAGAAGCTTGCAAAGATTCTAGAGAGAATGGAGGCTGAAATATTGCTTGGCAGTTTTAGTTATGAGCAGTATTTCCCAAAAAGCGACAAGGTTGACTATTTTGAAGAGCTGGGTGAAAGACGACAAAACTTACAAAGTGGCGCACCACTCTTTGGAGAGTTTGTTTGGCAATGGTTTAATGAAAGGTGTATTGAATGGCGGGCAACTTATCAAGAAAAGCTTAGAATCGTCATCAATAAGTATTTAATACCTGTCTTTGATAAGCGTGCCATATCAAGAATAGATAGAGCGGATGTGTTGGCGTTTCGTGCTTCTCTCGCCAAAGTGACCCACAAAACGACCAAACACACCCAGTCAGCTACCAGAATTAACTCAATCATGGCAACTTTGTACATGATACTAAAAGAAGTGTCAAAACGCTACAATTTTAATGATCCTACCGTTGACATCAGACAGCTTAAGGTTGAAAAAAGTGACATCACACCGCTGAGTATTGATGAAGTGTGGCGTTTTATTGGTGCGGTCAGAGCTGACTTTAAAAACTACTACATCGTCCGATTCTTTACAGGAATGCGAACCAGTGAAATTGATGGATTGACGTGGGAGCATGTAGACTTTGAGAAGCGCCAAATCAAAATCAGACAGGCGCTGGTCAATGGTGTGATGGGCCCTCCTAAGACCATCAATCCTCTCGTGAGATTGACATGGCTCCATTTGTATATGAAGCACTCTTGGCACAAAAGAAAGTGACCTTTGATAAGTCTGAATTTGTGTTTTGCACCCGTGATGGTGAACCACTTAGCTATCGCAACGTAAATCGCAGGGTCTGACATCCTACTTTAAGGTTTTTAAGGCTAAAAGCAAGAAGCGCCCATCAGACGCGTCATACAGCAGCCACGCTATGGCTGGCAGCAGGAGAGGCGCCAGAGTGGATAGCCAAACAGATGGGTCATGTTAACACCATGATGCTCTTTAAAGTCTACAGTCGCTACGTACCTAATGCCACAAGACAAGATGACAGCGCCTTTCATGCACTGTTGATGCAAAGCAAACATGGTAAAGATGCGTTTTATTTGGCAAATTTACCCAAGCCAGATACCAACGATTTAACATGGGATAATCACGAAGATGAGGAGGTGACGGCATGATAAATCATCTATCAAGCAATATGCTATTGACCGATGTCTTAAAAGACATGAAGGATCATCAAGATGTGATCAGGCTTTCATCTAAGATTACAAAAAGAGTAATTAAAGAGCTGCAGATTCAACGAGGATTTGGCACGGGCATGTTTTTAGAGGTGCCTAACTACTTAAACAACCATGAGGCAGTATTAACATGGGTAAAAGAACAGCTACATCAAATCAAAGACAGACAGCTTTATGATGATGACAGTCTTTATCTGGCGTTAAGAGATGAGCTTATCACTCATCTGCCAAGCCATGAGCTTGACTGATGTGATGTAAAGCTAAACCATCCTAAATTAACATACTTTATTTAAATAGATTTAAACCAAAGGAAATTAACATGACCATTCATTATGTATTTCAATCATATGTAACACAAGAACAAAAAGCACTGTGCCAAGCATACTTTGAGCATGTGATCAATCCTAAAGAAGACAGTGCCAAAGCGATTGTTAAGCTGTGTAGTGATCATGAGGCAAGCCCTGAAAGCTTAAGCAGGCTATTGCTTGATGTGAGGGTCTATGACAGCGCAATACAATGCCAAGGCTGCGGTAAATACTACGAAGTAAACCCGCCTTATTATCACAGACCCAATACTGATGCTGGTTATTATTGTCGAAGCTGTGAAGCGTTTATAAATGCGCCCTTTTAGCTGCTGATTTGCTGTAGATTGATAAACTAGCACTCTTTTTATAAAAAAACCAAAGGCATTGTATTGCTGACTGTAGGAAGTAATACAATGCTGAGGCTGCAAATATTAAGAAGTAACCGCGCCTTATATCTGCCACAATCCAGCACCGATACTATATTTTACCAATTTAATTTGTAGGGAAAGTGGTTAATTTATTGTCCACTGTATGGTGAATAGATGTGCAATCTTTGTATCTTGGGTTAATTGAGATTGTATTCTGCTAAACAATTCATCTCGTTGCTCTTCAATTTCATCCTGCACATCAAATAAAGATTGGCGTAAACGACGTCGTTGCCTCTCTGTATTTTTTAAATCGCCTTCTATTTGTGCTAATTCCTCCAAATTTCTAGCTTGATTTTTATCGCGTTTGATCTGTTTGATTTTCTCATCAATATCGGCAATCTCTTGTTCACTGGCTTTTATTTTATCTTCCGCCCATTTGTCTAGTCTTTGACTTTCTTGTTTTAATAAAATACTTTGGCTTTCGCTATGACGTGCGGTTAGGGAAGCAATGGCTTGTTGGGCATTTTTCTCCAAATGCTCTGGAATGGATTTATTCTCTCCATCACTTTGTGCTTCAATACCCAGTAGTTTTTGGCAAAAATCATCGTCCAGCCACTCACCTTGTTCGGTGCAGGCGGTAAAAACAATTTCTTCATGTGTTTGTTTTTCGCCATAAACCCCACTTTATCCACCCAAAGCCAACCTGATTGCCCTTGGTTTTGTTCAATAATAGATAGTTTGCTGTGATGATTGATATAGTCAAAGCAAAGTGAAACTGTCGGTGTGTGGGTATTTTGACAAACGGATAAACAATACTCGCCAAGCGGGTGATGTAGGCGATAATCATGTCCTCTTTGCTCATTTTGAGCTTGCAAAACATAACTAGCAGCCTGAAAGCCTTTTGGCGGGCTGTGCAAATAAAAACTGCGGTTTTTTTCATCAAAATGGGCTTGATTATTTAAAGCAAATTGCGTGGCTAACCAAAAATAACGACTGGTTTTATCCAACAGTCTTTGACTTTGCGACAATTGCAGTTTTAGTTTTTCTTGCACATCTTCGTCAAAATAATCCAAAATTTGACTGCCCGCTCGTTCCAGATTTGCCTGA
Proteins encoded:
- a CDS encoding insulinase family protein — translated: MTANNPAFELISTTKIDALNIDVAYYRHKETGLMHYHLACDNDENALMIGFATQPMTSRGEAHILEHVVLCGSEKYPVRDPFFSMIKRSLQTFMNAMTAADWTVYPFATQNKNDFFNLLSVYVDACFFPNIHELDFAQEGIRIELDGAGKPQYHGIVFNEMKGAMSGEIDQLYYALTHHLFPTTTYHYNSGGDPKHIVNLTHDDLVKFHQAHYHPSNAIVMSFGDIPAKDIQDKLQNDVLARFDDISRPKVGKKFTSALEKRLTQPVQAFDTYTADNNGKQMTHHVLSWLLPTISDPRERLSLRLMEGVLVEHSGSPLRAYLESYPQSVAPSPLLGLDDSHYEMVFYAGVRGSDVEYADDVEQGILDLLSEVATEGVDDETIETVLHQIELDQRHIGGDSMPYGLTLMLEAFSTVVHGGNPLDVWQIDEHLTWLRQQAKDPKFVPSLIKKHLIDNPHRVRLTASPDKDKAQRLIDDERAALDQLNEALSDEARATIQQKTAELQARQAMIDDVNLLPKVGLSDVPSDVAFTHAIKKPINIDGDTRTLYEYHAGTNGLYYYQVVADLGDAADDILNNPLLPIYLTLLSEVGTHQHDAREFQAVQAACSSGVTARISQRTDVADKDKMSSYFVVATRALNRKLDAVNLVSEVLDETIFTETDRIRELLQQKQTNWQSRLTGAGHAYAMQTASRNMSHLAKIEYAFSGLPALSALKVFLADENEDKWEVLCARLAALHNAITSLPKDVILVCESDSAVVISDKITSTLKNRKASGEQSTSPLPFDALTGIIEDDAQDDIAWLISTNVYHNAAVYAATTSDDDDAPALMVLAPFLRNGYLHAAIREKGGAYGGGASFDANAAAFKFYSYRDPNCVATFDHFMASIDWLLDNDHDDEKLEEAILGIIAGMDKPGSPAGEAVKSCFGELHGRDKAYQQALRAKILAVSVDDLKRVAQTYLKDKPCTKASLAPLEQESVMAELGFKIKKLA
- the glyS gene encoding glycine--tRNA ligase subunit beta codes for the protein MSTILFELGTEELPPKSLKTLQNALYDHVKTALGEQNIAFDDIKAFSAPRRLALLIKGVGDYQPDRTETKKGPNIKASFDADGNLSRAGQGFLQGLNANGLNLTKDDLVTISDKKGEYVAYTLTIKGEKVTNLMPSLIQKALDDLPIAKRMRSGASKDEFVRPVQWVVLMADDTVIPARILGHDTGRQSRGHRYHAPDFFVIDHAENYESLLAERFVVADFAKRQANIVAQVQKLSDEIGATAIVPDELLDEVTALVDYPVALRASFEERFLAVPQEALISTMQADQKYFCLTDDNGKLKPNFIFVSNIDSLDKSAVILGNEKVVRPRLSDAEFFFLQDQKRPLADFAETLKTRVFQDKLGTIWEKGERIAKLSAFISENLRPHGWDVPTDDVVRAGVLAKADLATTLVGEFPELQGIAGTYYAHKSGEKADVANAIAEQYLPKFSGDELPKTPIGIALALSDRLDTLVGIFGINEAPTGSKDPFSLRRASIGVLRILIENKLPLNLASLAHEAIKNYGNKINNMSETFNAVMEFVSSRYRAMYTEQGVNVDTIQAVQAINPHMPLDFDERIRAVQAFRALPQAQVLAENNKRVANILAKADNVGENVDESLLTETAEKALYQAILSAKEMVKPLQDNADYQGVLTALTALASPLTDFFDNVMVNADDENLKNNRLALLGQVRTLFLSVADIGVLQS
- the glyQ gene encoding glycine--tRNA ligase subunit alpha, giving the protein MKTPLTFQQIILTLQNYWAERGCVVLQPYDMEMGAGTFHTATFLRALTPEKWNAAYVQPSRRPTDGRYGDNPNRLQHYYQFQVVLKPNPANIQELYLGSLQALGIDTLTHDVRFVEDNWESPTLGAWGLGWEVWLNGMEVTQFTYFQQVGGIECFPVTGEITYGLERLAMYIQGVDSVYDLVWTDGEFGRVTYGDVFHQNEVEQSTYNFEYADVAKLFELFDFYEHEADRLVGVNLPLPAYEMVLKASHSFNLLDARGAISVTERQRFILRVRTLARKVAVSYVQARAKLGFPLADEEHKAEALEKWLAKEED
- a CDS encoding PspC domain-containing protein, translating into MTKMTKLHRSTKHRLLAGVLGGFAEYLGWSPTTVRVLFWAVIIFSAGVTLPVALFAYLVMWLVMPEATPASYAIEHEHRY
- the nadR gene encoding multifunctional transcriptional regulator/nicotinamide-nucleotide adenylyltransferase/ribosylnicotinamide kinase NadR; this encodes MSIGLLMGRFEPLHLGHLQDINIAAGRCDTLHIIVTPSEHQYHTQTLQDKARWVQVACEYFDFIKVHTSDSLELPVTGDYVQGDLPDESMIQQVLAKVATDSADADVITFIKKDTDGKSALVTNEYDKLDIGANPILYFDKLAPSAKSDHVQTVCIVGGESSGKTTLVHKLANHYGATVALEMGRLYTHSDLGGTEVGLQYVDYTAIAVNHARAILDAKKHATAPIVLVDTDFVTTQAFCEEYEGRTHPVVTALADEMCMDHTIYLDNNVKWVADGMRRLGSQKQRSQFATRLLTVLERHGISPYMIDDDDYHQRYLQAVRYIDDHVLRLTHDSVQ